The Solanum dulcamara chromosome 6, daSolDulc1.2, whole genome shotgun sequence genome contains the following window.
CTACTACACTAGCTAGTTCGTACTGAAAATTATAAATAGCCCATTTACTCTTCTTCTGACTTAATTACCCTATATTAGCATTATAGACTTATAGTGCACCCCTATGAACCTTTGCATTTGTGGACTTCACCATCTCACACCAAACATTACATTTTTGCTCAATTATATTTACTACTTCAGAAAAGCAAGAGTTTGTACTTCTACAACTACAACGACAATAAATTCAGCGTAATCCCATAAGTGGAGTACTCCAGGGAGGGCATAATGTAGGCAGACGATAAATTCAAAAGTCTCTCTACGGCTGAAGAATGAGCGTGTTCTTGGGCCATCATATTTCCAATAGATTATCAGCTCAAAGAATAATTTGTACTTCTATGatgtaaaaaagaaaagacattgtagcttcttctttctttttctttttttcttccacCAAGAATTTGAAATTGTAAGTCTCCAAATGgaaaagataattaattaaatgaCATAAATGTAGGAAGAGTGTAAATATGTGTCATGATGAGAAAACCTACCtcatttggttattttttaattgacaGCTCATGCCAATgaaaatggttattttaatgcttgatctcATCTCTCTCTACATTTATTCCTAGAGGAGATTGATGAGTACAGATAGATACCCGCCCCCCTTCTCTGTTACATAAATTAGTACTCATCCAACTGTATCACTTAACGGTCgatgaaatgaataaaaatcgCGAGAAATTAGAGTTTAAATCCCACcagaaatgaaaagttaggtgatttttttcatatatcAAAACCTTGTAGACAGAATTATCGAATATCTATATTGATAAGGGATAACAACTACTCGAAAGACTAGTTAAAGTGCGCGAAAACTATCTTGGTCACCCCTATTATCCAAAAACATTTAGTCAAAGTGACTTTAACACATCGAGGAACAGACACACATAGCCTACCAATCCTTAAGGGAGGGACAATGCTTTTGCTGTCTCATTTATTGCTGCAATTCAATGTCCTCCCTTCACCTACTTGTCTGTCAGGACCACTAAGGTTTCATATTGTTTTAAATAGGTCATTAAGTTTCATATTCATGGCACTCTAATCTTATTTAGTCATTGTTTTTTTCAATTATCTTTTTGTAACCTATCCCTATCATTGGACTTTGGACATAATCTTATGTTAACAATCAAAACGTAGTTAGGATGGCCCAGTTGAGTGTAATAAACTGACATAATTCAAGAAAAAGGTCCCTACCTGGATTCAGCTGGACCTTGCTGCTGTTTCTACAGTATTAAATTAAgagaaaaaggtaaaaaaaatacCCCTCTACTTTCATTTATTAGTTAAGTTTGTCCCTCGTTATACTATCAGATCAATTTTACCCCTGCCATAAGTAAACTTTAACAAATATAGCCCTCAATTGGCCGGATTCCCCAAATCGACTAAAATTACCCGATTTCCCTTAAATAACCCGGCCTGACCGACCTAATTAATACCTCGATGGCCTGATATAACGAGAgttaactaataaataaaagtagagAGATATACTTGACCCAATGAAAATAgacttattattgttattactattattgctATAGTCCCAaccaaataaaataagtgaaatTCTTTAGATGTCTAAGAAGAGTCATTAGAAAGAGCACAAATGCTTGCTTAGCTTCTTGGTTTAATGTGAATATAAATGAAATGAAATCTTTTACATCACTTTTCACAGTATGgagcaaaaaaaaaagacgaAGGAAATAACATGCTGCCATGAGCTGACACTGTCCTCTTTCGAACCAAACATTCTCTGGCAATCAATTCCTCTTGTTAGTGCTTTGCACTTGCAGTCTCCCTTCAAGGGCTTCTTCGTCCAAGGCATATCTAGGTTTTGAAGTTTTTGTATCCTACGATGATTACCTCAAGTTAATATAGATAATAATTTTAACTGCTTTTACagtcaaatatttataaatatttaaagtaGTTGATttattaatacatatacatgGCATTGACAAGATTTACGTGAACCTATAACTTTTAAGCTAGGTCCACTTCTATATTCATCTGTTCCATTACCTATTGAACAAATTGACAAagtttaagaaaagaaaatagtaatgtAGATATCCTGACCTCCTCTCACCATTTTCAAGTAGCCGTTTAACCAACTAGCCTCTCTCATAAAGTTGGAAAAAGTTGATCAAACATGAGTCCGTCTCTACAACATTCCAAACCTACTAAGTTTAGAGATATAAAATGTACTCAAACAGAATGATCCTACCCCCTTCAAGGAGATGATTTTGTTTTTTGCATTGTGCGCTCTATAATTCTAGGCTCTTACTTAACTACTTAACATTTACAATTAAGCAGATGTAACCAAGTAATAATCCATGCAATCTCAGATAAACGAACTTTTCTGCCCTGAAGTGTTTATACGGTTTTACAGAGTTCAATAACTAGGGCCATGGaacatatttttgaatatttggtTATGTTTAGAGCTAAGATGGTCTTTCTCAACATTTTGCAACATGAATTTAAGTGAAACTTTAAATGCACCTGCAAGATACACAACTAACCACAAACTCCTTCACCTGCTTATATTAACTTCTGTATCTCAACACTCTTTATATACTGCTACTCACTTGTATCACTCCCCATCACTGAGCTCTCCATCTCTCCCTTCATTCGTTCTCTTTTATCTCTGTCAGTTTCCTTTGGAAGCAAACCATCATggagaaaaagagaagcaaCCAGAGCTCTCTAATTCTGTGGGCCACATTTGCTGCACTGCTCTTGCAGAATTTGGTCATTCCTGTCATGTCTTCTGCTTCTTTTGAAGAACAGAAGAACTACTACACTCCTGATCCACATATCGGAAGTCCACCAACAGGTTTCCTTAccctctatatatattttgctattttctctttaaaaaaaaaaacttagagGACATTTTTATAGATTAACTTAACAATTTCCGAAGCAGTGTTTGCTAATACATGGAAAGCAGTATAAATTATAAAATGGTAAAGTATCAAAGATGGGAAAAGCATAGTGTTTGCTTTTCctgttcttttttttaattgttggaGGCAGCATTAACCCCCTCATTATTTGTTCGGTTGGTTTCATAATGAGATTGTTCAGTACAAGCGTCCTTTATTATGCTAGTTACTAGTTTTGGAGTTTACGCCTTAAGGTGGAAGCATTTTGTCCTAGACTATTTGGAGAGTGTCTTAAGTTATACTGTATTCACTCTTACAATTCATTTTGTGGATAACAGGTTCAAGCACACCACCCTCTCATGCAACACCATCTCATGGAAGCAAACCACCAGCAAACTGTGGTAACCCTCCAAAAGGAGGGCACCATCATAACCCTACCCCAGCTTCTCCTTCAGGAGGTCATAGTGGTGGCTACTATCCCCACCCTCCAAGTACACCTACAACTACACCTAGTACCCCCTCCACACCCACTATTGTAACCCCACCAACTACTCCTATCATTGACCCTGGGACTCCAAGCACTCCTGCTACCCCAACACCATCACCTCCTTTTACATGCGAGTAAgtttactactattttttttatataagtaCGAGTAAGTTTACTAACATCATCAACTTTATAACCAGTTTGGCCAAGCTTTCTGAATCTGCTTAGTTTAAAAAGTACTTTTGCAGAGTAGTAGTTTGCATTTGGATAGTCAATTTGAGAAGTACTTTTGCAATATTAGAGCAGTACTTTGTGCTTGGCCAATGTTCAAAAGTATTTTTGgggaaaaactatttttttagcTTCTGAAAAACAGTTTCTGCAACTACGCAAAAAACACTTATCGTTTCCTAAAAGCTTCGCTAAACACCAACTTTCTAAAATAAGCACTTTTGGCTTATCAGAAGCTTAGCCAAAACGATATTAGATTGCATTCTTAACTTCAATATGCAGCATCTTACAACACTTAATGATATGATTGCAGTTACTGGAGGACTCACCCGGGACTGATATGGGGCTTGTTTGGTTGGTGGGGAACTGTTGGTGGTGCATTCGGCGTGGCTAGTGCTCCAGGGCTCGGCTCAAACATGAACTTGCTGCAAGCACTTTCAAACCAACATACCAATGGACTTGGACAACTCTACAGGGAAGGCACAGCTTCTTTGCTGAACTCCATGGTGAGCAAGAGGTTCACTTACAGCACCACACAAGTCAAGAACAATTTTGCTACAGCACTCAGTTCCGACAAGGCTGCAGCAGCTCAGGCTCAGTTGTTCAAGTTAGCCAACGAGGGTCGGCTCAAGCCCAGAGCTTGAAAAGTCATTTTCACAATTACCATCAATATCTTGTTATTTCTATTTCCTTACGATATTCTGTGTGTTTACTTTAGGATTAAGCATTAATGTTTTTCTATTCGTTGTTATCAAAGTTAATGTTTTTTCTATTTGCTTTTGAATCTTACAAAATCAAGAGGATACCAACCTTCATTGTTTAATCAGTTATCAGTAAAGCATTTCTTGTTGTATTAAAAGTGTGAATGCCAGTTCCCAATTTCAgattattctcttttttctccTTTACGGCAAAGAAGGTATCTTTCCAAATAAAAACAAAGtattctacttttgtttataaaacaaactaacCTCAGTAATCAAGAACAAAAAGAGAAACACGCACCTGTTGTCCTACCTCCTTTATTAGTTGAAGAACAACAGATGTGTCAAGGCTAATTGAGCTTCTTCAACAAACTTTACCCAATCCTCATTTTCTCATGAGGGTGTTGATGACCATCTGCAAGTGTGATTATTATTCAGCACTGAGCAATGGATCTGAACAATAAAAGAAGGTATTCTTGCAAAGTATGAACACCATTCTATACAGAAAATGGGACATGCTTATGTAGAAGTTCATGCCAAACATCAATGCTGCACCATACAGTTAGCAGCTTCACTATCATGGACAATATCAGGGAGTTGACATTACTAAAAAAAACTGTTCCATCCATACAACTATTTGGAAAGTAGAAGAAAAGCACAATTATAAATACAGCTAGAAAAATGTTGGTCTTATCGATCTTGATTCATGCAATGTAGATAACAGTACTCATCTGTCAATACGCTCAGTTTGTTCTATTTCATTACTTTGTTGATGGCAATATATTTTAATCAAATTGGGTGAACATCTCATCCAAAAATTTAAACTATCAGAGAGTGCATGTGAAAATTACTTTTGATAAAAAGTGACAGTGAGGCTCAAACTCAGGACATCTACCTTTCTACATGCTCGGGTAATATATTAGATGGTATGATTACCTCATCTTAAAGTTTAAATGTTAAAGATAGTACActtgtatttaaattaattatgtctTCAACACTCTCATTTCTTCCAAGAGATTCTTTCCTTCTTAACTGGAGAGATGCTCAGGTAGATGAGACATAAAGGcaaacatataatataatacattatTCCATTAAAATGATGGGCATCACATTTTCATGTTATCTGTTTTGATAGTTAGACATCATTTCCTATTGAACCTCCTGATAAAACAATATACCAGCTAAAATGCAAAGGAATCCGCGCACCAGCATCAGCCTTCAAGTGAAACAATAAATGCATCACCTACCTTAGAGTAATTTAATGAATGGACTCAAGATTTAACTCCATTTGATACAATGAGCTGCATTTTTCACAATTGGACCCACCAAACTGCAGGTAATGGCTGAATTACACTAGAGGTAACAGGATTGAGCTTACAGAAGCAATTCAAATAATACAACATGAAGAAACACATATCTAACTACAGCAGAGGTAACAGGTTCAAAATTACGCCCagcaatataataaatataacatgAAGAAAAAGCATATCCCGCTCAGAATTTCGGTATACTGACAAGATTTCTAAATAAAGACTTGTAACTGGTTTCTTTCATCAAAATCTCTCTCGATAGACATACTACAAAAGGTATTCTTCTAGGATGTCACATTCCATGTATGTTTCCTGATGATAACCCAAAAATATTCTACTTTAGATAAGCTGTTAAAACTCGTCGAGAAACCACAGATAGAGTTAAGAAATAGAAAACTATTGGAGATAGGGGTATAACAGACATGCTCCAGATGCTTGAACTCCCATTATCCTCTATAAAGCTACATTTCAAAATTTCAGAGAAATCTAACAATTTGATTTACCAAAGTTCCTGAAAAGTTCCCTCATAAGACACAACAGACTTGCACAATAAATTACTACATCTACAAGCATGTGTATCTCCCAAAAGAACAACGAATGGAAATTATTGATAAAGAATGCATGTTaactttgtttaattttttgaatgtaaacttcatacttggGATGTTAATTTTGTTTGTTCAAGTGCATCCATGACTAAAAcagaacaataaaataaaatgtaaggGTTCTGAAGGAACAAGAGATTCAGTAGTCTACCTATAGATTTAAAAAAGATAGCTCAACGACAGAGAGATGGATGGTTTCGATAATGCGCAGCTGGGTAATAAGAACATAGAATGCTTTAAGCAAGCATGTTTATTTATGTACCACCACAATGAATGCAAACCAACTATCTTCACAGCATAGATTAGACGCATCATAGTAAAATGATACTAAATAGACTCCTGGTATAAACCTGAGTTACTTGGAAAAATGAGCTAAAAGAGAATTTTGAGAGTGGAACGAAGAATAGgagatttctattttttttttcttttgttataaacATTTCATTAATTAGGGGTTAATTATGAAGAAGTGGggttgatttaaaatatttgtaaacttagggtaaaaaattaaaagatcaaaaacACAACCCCAAAAAGTCTCTTCattcatatttcaaaattcaaaaatttttaTTCCCTCCGTCTCTTTTTTTTACtaatctctctttttcttcttttcttgtttctttcatatttcaaaattcaaaatttttattccctctatctctttttttttttactaatctctctttttcttcttttcttgttccttttccctttcatcttcttcttccttaacttctttgctttttttcttctccgtttttccctttcttttcaaactttttgtgttttcatcttcttcttcttcggatgttgtcatcctcatttttttcttcactccgatttgattgtgaaaattataaaaaaaaattgatatgttgtttatAGAAACAAGAGTCATTCAAGCAACCAAAAATTGTTTAAACaatcctaagttgtttagttcaaacaacagaagttgtttaaacaaccagaagttgtttagttcaaataACCAGAAtatatttaaacaaccctaagttgtttaggtattttttatgattctttaattaaaacaatgagaatattttaaatatcagctagttgtttggagagatatgaaaatatttgctaattgTTTTGGAGATCGAGATATGAAAACATTTGTTAGTTGTTTAGACAAATGTTTAAACATTTGCCAGTTGTTTGGAGGTGATGATGACGTGGAGGAGGGGAAGTTGGGGGAGGATGGGGTTGAGGGGTGGATGAGGGGCAGGAAAAAAAGAGAGGGGaccttttataaattaaaaaaatttgtcGGTTCTTAAAATATGTGTCATTATCACTAATTAAAGAAGAGTTCTTTTACTTCATTTTTAAGACTTTTGtcctatattttttatttacccTCTCAAAAGTCTCTTTTAATTTAATCCCCCGAGTTTACTTCTCCCTGCTTCAGACTGACTCAAGTTGTAGGATTATCACTACGCCAAAAAGgagaataaaaataaactgaACTCAACCTTATGTTTGCCCTAATTAGGACCAAATTTGGTTGGTGTAAATATTCTTTAACCATTAAGCTTTTATGAATGTTTTAACACAGATATCTTTAAATAGCACAAGTTTGCTTTGACAATTTGTCAGAATCTGTCCCTCCCTCAACATGAGCAAGTTCTATATCCTATTCATGCTGAAGGATCCTCAAAACTCAATCCGGGACTCATAAAACTTAGTACAATATCTAATTCAAAGAGATATCTCAATGTAGTCTATGTTTTTTCGCCATAATGCACTAGAGGTAGAATTGAACCATAAATTTATGATGAATTAATGGGGTCACTAGTAGCCTAGGAATGTAAAATAATACAAATGCCTAGAATCAATAGGGTTGGAAGATACACCTAATTGTTAGCTTCGATTATAcattaccaccaccaccacctccaaTACATTTTTTTCACTATAGATTAACTACACCTAATTACTTTCCAACAGATGAAGTTCACTCTCAGACAAAATTCTCACTCACTTTTTTCTAGTGACTACATTATTATAATTGATGCAGTAAAAAAGTTTTGGATACACATGACAAAAAGAGTAGTAATGAACAATCACCCCTTCTGAAGCATAATTAACTCAAGAAATGAAATTTCAAGCCATGTAAAGAGGAAATATCAGAGTAAAGAGATAACTAACTTGATTTTATTTTCCCAAACTCTTCAAGAAAAGAAAGGCCTGTATTTCCTTTAATGGTGAGATAACAAAAACTTACAGGATCTTATACTTGAAAAGTTTCATTCCTAAGGACAAGAAAGTAGACCTAGTCCCTAAGTGTTGCACTATACACTCTTTTCTGGATATAAGAAAAAGGCAATCCAAATAATAACAGTAGACGGCCCTTTTCACATGTATGAAGTTTGAATGCTGATACAATATTTTCCATCACAATGAGACCACAGTTATTCCCACTTGGACTTCAACCTCGTGAAATAACATAAGCACACAATAGTATTAAGGTCTGTTTGTCACGCAGTCCAGAATCGTGGCAACGATATTCTACCCTGCTGACTGGAGGAAATTACACAGCATAAGAATCTGATCAGCTCATATGAGTTTCAAACCAGTTAAAGATTTCCTCAGACTGCAAACTGGTCATTTCATGATAAGCAAATGCAAGATTCATTTCCTCTTGAATGTGATTCACTATGGACTTGTCTGGGAGAATAATCTCTCTCTCCTTAAGAGCTGCTTTCCATTGTATTGCACGCCCGTCATTTCTCATGAAACCTTTTGTATCAATGAAACCCTTTTCCTGGAACAGATTATACAACTTCACAGAGGTAGTTAGATCAAGACCTGGAATCCTATCAGCTAAGAGATTAGGTGACAACGCAAACTCCATGCATTTGACCTCTGCAACATCAATGCTTTTACCTTTCAGGAGTGTCAAGTATCTCTCTATTCTCACCCTTCTCCTTTTATCTTTGGGCATGTGCACAAAAAGGGTAGGAGGGTAACTCTTCGGAATGTCCATTAGATCAAACAATCCCTCAGCAATCATTATTGTTATGCTATTGAATCTTAAATCAGTTGCGAGGACGGAAACAAAATAGCCACCTGACGAAGCACCCAAAGCTACAAGAGGCAGGCTTTGAAGCTTTCGTTTCACAACCCACCATTCGATAATATCTTTAACAATCAACCTTTCCTCTTCCATCGACCAACAGCTCCCAGCACTAGATATCGCAACAACTGCAAATCTCCTATCTAATGCATTAAGGACGATAAGCCTTTCTTCAGGTAGACCCACACAATTTGGGCACTTAGGTGATCTATCCCAAAAGTTAGCTGCTTTACCATTACAACCATGTGCCAAAAAGAGAATTGCCTTGGGTGAGTGTGGGATTTGCCATATTAAATCTGTTCCATTTCTAAACTCCGCAGTCGGGTCTAACTTAACCGAAGAGCTAAAGCTATTCAAATTTTCCTTGATTAAACCAGACAATGAATCAGATTTTTCTCTAGTTTCCCTATATAAAACCCAAACTAGAACacaaatcaaaacaaaaaacGTAGAAATAACAGGCATTCGTATAAGTTGGGCATTGTTTCGTTGCTTCAGCATCCTTTTTTCGCGTTTGAACATTCCTAGAAAACAATCAATACAATAGGATCATTACTCTTTAACAGAAGTGCACATTTTAACATAGGTCAAAATTACAGGTTTGAGTAGACAAGAGAACGATA
Protein-coding sequences here:
- the LOC129893432 gene encoding protodermal factor 1 yields the protein MEKKRSNQSSLILWATFAALLLQNLVIPVMSSASFEEQKNYYTPDPHIGSPPTGSSTPPSHATPSHGSKPPANCGNPPKGGHHHNPTPASPSGGHSGGYYPHPPSTPTTTPSTPSTPTIVTPPTTPIIDPGTPSTPATPTPSPPFTCDYWRTHPGLIWGLFGWWGTVGGAFGVASAPGLGSNMNLLQALSNQHTNGLGQLYREGTASLLNSMVSKRFTYSTTQVKNNFATALSSDKAAAAQAQLFKLANEGRLKPRA
- the LOC129892025 gene encoding uncharacterized protein LOC129892025, translating into MFKREKRMLKQRNNAQLIRMPVISTFFVLICVLVWVLYRETREKSDSLSGLIKENLNSFSSSVKLDPTAEFRNGTDLIWQIPHSPKAILFLAHGCNGKAANFWDRSPKCPNCVGLPEERLIVLNALDRRFAVVAISSAGSCWSMEEERLIVKDIIEWWVVKRKLQSLPLVALGASSGGYFVSVLATDLRFNSITIMIAEGLFDLMDIPKSYPPTLFVHMPKDKRRRVRIERYLTLLKGKSIDVAEVKCMEFALSPNLLADRIPGLDLTTSVKLYNLFQEKGFIDTKGFMRNDGRAIQWKAALKEREIILPDKSIVNHIQEEMNLAFAYHEMTSLQSEEIFNWFETHMS